TCTGTTTCTGATGGAAATAATCTAGCCCCTTCGAAGGGGAAGAACTCAGTCCTGAAGGACCTGTGGCGTCTGCATTTTGGTCCACAGCTGCCGCATTCTCACCCATGAGGGGTGTATTATGTAGAGTGGACAGATGAAGCAGGAATTCCGCTGTCATCCAAGGCATCACTGACACTGATGATGAGATAATCAGATGCTGTGCCAGGCCCCGTGGCGGGCAGCTACGCACACCGTTGGAAGCACTGAGTCAGTAGACCTTGGCCAGTTCAAGGCACATTATTCTCTCTGGTTCGGATCTTACCGCTACCCTGGTGCCGTCTGGCCTAAACGTGGCTTGGTTTCTCTTTGGGCAAAGGTCTTAGAGAGGGTGGTGAGTCTCTCCGAGAAAGCTTTGTATTGGAGAGCTTGCACTGTTTCTGAATGTCAGCTGCCTTCTCCGTGTTgcatttctaaatattaatacaGACAGTGTCCTGGGGTACAAGTGAGGACAGTAAGGagtgcttccctggaggctccccGGCTGTCTCTCTAGCTTGTGTCAGGGAGGCTTCCTTCTGCTCAGAGGGGCTTTGTGGGAGATTCAGAATTGCTGCGATGCCGCCTGTCTGGGGGATGCCCTCTCAGACTGCCGGTGTGAGCTCTTGCTCCCGGGGAGAACGGTAGCTATCTGTTGATCTCCCCCAGGTTGCGATGGGAGGGGGGATGGCCATGACTATCATCTCCTCTGTCCCCAGAACAGACCCAGGAGAGCATTCAGCGTTTTGAGCAACAGGCAGGGCTGCGAGATGCTGGCTACACCCCCCACAAGGGCCTTACCACTGAGGAGACCAAGTATCTTCGAGTGGCGGAAGCACTCCACGTAAGCTTGTTCTTAGGAACTGAACACAAACCTCGTCATTTACAGCCTGAGCGTGGCTGTGGTCCAGGAGCTCCCAGCTCAGCTAGTTGGGGGTTGAGGAGAGGGGTGGGAAGAGGCTTGAATGAGGAATTGAGAGCTTGTTTAGTCCCCCTCCAGGGTGGTCGCACTTTAGCTGAAAGGTCCGGGGCTCTCAACCTCATTGTTTCTGCTTATCTGCCTATAAAGCTTGGGTTGGAGGGTCAAATGAGATTCTGGGCTGATCGTGTGAGCATGTGATGAACAACAGAGCCAACACGGGTCACTCTGTGTACTAGTGGGTGACCGAGGGTGAGAAAGGAGAGTTGGGAACCTCAACAGAGGTAACGCTGGGTGGGAAGGAGTGCCaggttctaatttaatttttaaaaaattaaaatagggtAGAATTGGGATGATTttgctctttcatttttaaaattggaatggataaagaattttcGGTAaggcttttgttgtttagtcactaagtcatgtccgaatcttggcaaccccatggactgtagcccaccaggctcctctgtccatgggatttcccaggaaagagtactggagtgggttatcattttcagtttctccagagcatcttcccgagccagggattgaacccacatctcctgcactggcgggcagattgtcattgagccacctgggaagccccttcagtaAGGTTAATAATGACCAAATAATTGTATcaataaaatagttttaagtgATTTTCTTTCAGGGACTATCACTTTATAATTAATGCTGCTTTTATCAAGCACTCATATTGACTTCATCTTACTAATCCTCTGACATAGACACTATTATCTGTATATTGTAAATGAAGAAACAGGGGTTTAGGGTTATGTATTTAAACATCCACAGTATCTGAACTCAAATCTCTGGATACCCTAGTCCCTGTGGATTCTTTCTCATATTCCAAAATCTTCTGAGAATCTGGCTCCTGAAGGGGCGTACTCAGAGGCATGTTATACAGTATACAGACAGAGGAATAATGTAGTGTTCGTGGCCTGTGGCAGAGATACAAGACCCTGTAGACGATGGTCGCATTTTGTAATGAGTGTCCCAGATGACTTTTGCACACTACACATAAAACTATGATGTGGGGGAGTCAGGGTTAGCTTGGTGTTCAGCTGAAGCTCTCAGACAAGACAGATGCTTCTGGAGAGGAGCACTGTCAACCTTTGACACTGAGAACTTTCCAGGGTGTCATTCTGAATTCAGTTGCCCAGTTCACTCCATGTACCCATGGGACTGCATCTGGCACATCCTCTGCATCCTGGCCATAGGAGTAGAACATGAGGATGGCTGAGATGCCAGCTCACACAGTTTCCCGTGCTGAGGATGGAGAGGATTCACACGTGGGCACTTAAGCGTAGCCTGGGCATTGGCATCCTAGCCACGGGGCATGGAGACGTGTGGAAGCCATGGCCCAGGAGCAGTGAGACAAGCAGGCTTGTCTCCCCGGGGAAAGTGCTGGTCTGTGGTTAGGCGTCTGTTTACTGCACCCAGAGCACCGGGTGGCTGGGTACGGGCGGGCGAGGTTCACAGAGGGAGCGTTGAGCTGGAGAGAGTGGCGTGCCGAGGCAGGAGGGGTGCTGAGGGCCCACTGCGGGGCTTCTGGCTCCTCCACTTACTGGCTGTAAATGTGCGGACGTCAGAAGCTCTGGTGTGAAGTTAGTACAGAGGTGTTTGAGATGTATTTgatgaaaacatgtttttaaaagacgGCCTTTTACCTAGCATGGCAGAGCCTGAAGAATATCTGGCCTGTGATCCAGATGGTGCACCTGttaacatttccttttcctgaagtTAGTGTGAAGCAGGTTGTTTACACCCTAACTAGCTGTTTTGTATCTGCTCTGACTTTTACAAAGTCTCTCTTCTTAACTCATGTGAGCAGAAACTAAAGCTCCAGAGtggagagacagcaagagaggaGAGGCAGCCGGCGTCCACGCAGTCCACCCCGAGCAGCAGCCCCCAGGCCTCCCCTAAGCAGAAGAGCAGGTGAGCACCTCAGCGGGCCCAGCAGCCAGGGGCTCAGCCCGAGGCTTCCGAGTCAGGGGCAGGAGCTGGCGGTCCCTGGCCTCAGCAGGGAACACTTCTAGAGCTGGAGCAAAAGGATGTGTTACCTGGCATTTTATCCTTTCTCTTCCAGAGGCTGGTTCACTTCTGGTTCTGCCACAGCCTTACCTGGCCCCAGCCTTAGCACCATGGATTCTGGAAGCGGGGATAAAGACAGAAGCTCGGCCGATAAATGGAGCCTCTTTGGACCAAGATCCCTCCAGAAGTCTGAGTCAGGTAAGGCACCCTCTTCACTAAAGAAAGCAGCGTGGCGGGCATTTGACCATGTATGCTGGTAACTGCCGACAGATCTTGAAATCATCTGCTCTGTGGTTTACTTCTGCAGGAGGCTTTGCCATCCAAGCCTACAAAGGAGCCCAGAAACCTTCTCCAATGGAAGTGATGCGCGCACAAGCCACCCGAAGGGCGGAGGAGCCAGCAACGTTCAAGCCGCCCAAGATGGATATCCCAGTTATGGAAGGGACGAAACAGCTGCCACGGGCCCACAGCCTCAAACCCCGGGACTTGAATGTTCTCACACCCACTGGCTTCTAGAGCTTTCTGTCCTGGGGACTCTGCATCAAGGGTATCGAGCCCAGCTCCCTTTACCTTGGCTCTGACATAGGAAAAGTTTTGTCTTTGTGAAATCAAACTGAGGCTAGATGGAGACATAATTGGTTTTTGCGAAACATTAGTGCAAAGCTTGTCCTTGTGTGGAAAAGCCGTTTTGTATTGCTTTAACGTTAGACTAAACTTGAGCAGTGGTATATGGGGACCTCCCCAAAACTTGGACCACTGCTTACTAGGTGACTGTCTGCGTTGTTCCAAAACCAAGGCTTCAGGATTCCTTCACCGTGTCCAGGTGCGCATGGGGACCATGGCGTGGGGATGTCCGCGGACTAATACAGGTGACTTCGGCCCTCACAGCTGTGCTGGCGCCGGTCTGGTCAGTCAGGGAACCCAAGGCCTGCTTGAGATCTGGGTACAGCTAGGAGCCAGCCCCGGCAGGGACCCCCGGTTTGTGCTGGCACCGGCGTCTCCTCACGTCCTGGGGGACCTCGTGGGCCCCTGTGTCCCACAGCCAGCCCTTGCTGTGGTACCTCTGGGGCCTGTGCTGTGGGAGGGGTGCTTCTCTTCTGCGTGTCACAGAACAAACACTAGTCTTAACACAGCCTTTGTTGCACTGTAAAGTGACATTAATTTAGCTTCCATTTGGTTGAAAACTTCCTAAAGGAGAAAATTCAGTCTACTGGCTTGCTATAGATAAATGGatgttaaactttttaaaagaggtGGCAACTGCAGTTCGAATATAGTCTGGAGGTTCATGTGAAACTAGTGTCACTCTATTTTGATTTTCTTGTTCAGGCTAGGGcttgaaaatgtttttcctgGGAGGCAGGAGAATTAAAAAATTTCTGTATGCAATCATTTTCCCCTCAAATGAGCCTCCTACCTCTGTACACATACCTCGCTGAGGAGAGGAACCGGGGAGGCCACTCTCATTTCTCTTCACTGCACACGTGCAGCCACCGTCTTGAGCGCTGTCTCCCGTCCCTGCTGTCTTTTGCTTTGGACGGTATTGTGTCTACACAAGGAGTCGAGCTGACCTTCCCCCAGAGACCCTGGAGTCTCAAATGATCAGAATTAATTTATTCGTGTCTTCCGTTATGCTTGTATCTCTTACTTGTTTTGACAATAAAAATCCTTACTACTTTCTCAAATATAGATGGaggtttttttcattgttattccattctgcctgctcagtcatgaAGCCTAAGTACGATGAACTTGGTATTTTGAAACACCATTGCCTTTTTATTGTATCCTTTCCACATCAATTCTTTTGCAGCACACtcagtatttttgtttctatCCCCCTTCATTACACTAGGTCTTAACAGACTGGCCACAAATAGGCAGCATCACAGGTCCAACATAGGATGTTTGTTTTCCATTAGGGAGACAAACATCTTTCTCTTTTGAAACAGGTTCTCAGTACCTTGAATGACGTAACATTGACGTCTCGAATTTTTTCAgcacatggattctttttttCACATCTTGAATGGAAATGTTAGACATATAGTGCATACAGTATTACCTGTTTCAAAAAAgtatacataaataatttattaaaaaatatatacaccgTGTGTATTTAACTCATATCTGAGAAGAGGCTAGGACagggttgttaaaaaaaaaagatgtttactaAAGAGTTAGAAAGTTATCATAGCCTACAGATAAATAAGGTAGGTTTGGTCCTGTTAGATTTTAAACTACTTTCTATACTTCTGGGACTTCCAAGCAGTTGGAGGTGGACTTCAGGAGGTATTCTCGGTGTTCAGTGCCTCGGACGACCTTGGGCTGCTCTGGGCCTACGGAGAGGCCTCCGAGTCGGGGTTCAGGTCTGCGGCAAAGAAGAGCAGGAGCCTGAGGAGGTGCACCTTGTCCTGCAGCTGCGGGACGAGCGGCTCCCCCAGCATGCGGACCAGGCGGCTGCGGAAGGCCTCGATCTGCTTCTCCACGTCCACCACGGAGATATCGTCTCCCTGCTGGGGCTTGGGCTTGATTCTTTGATTATTAAGTCTTTCCGGTCAATCACTGAGCTCCGCAAGTGCTCTGCAAGAGGGAAAAAGTCAGAGGCACTGTTCTGTACGACTTTTATTCTATGACTGGGGAAGATGAAATTTGGTAGGTAGGGTCTAGGCAAAGATTTGTTGACGAGTGACTAGGCTACAAGTCAAAGGCCCATTTCTGAAAGGTCCTTTGTTCTGGTTCTCTCTGGACCTCAggttttagtattaaaaaaaaaaaagccttggttttagttctttttcctttgttgattTAGACAACGAACCTATATTAAATGAAACTATTTCAAATGGATATAAAATGGAGAACTATTCTTTGAAAAGAATTGCAAAGAAATACTAAGTTTTACGTGGTAAGTTTGTCCTGATTTTGGTTTATTGTAATTCTATTT
Above is a genomic segment from Bos indicus x Bos taurus breed Angus x Brahman F1 hybrid unplaced genomic scaffold, Bos_hybrid_MaternalHap_v2.0 tig00001128_arrow_arrow_obj, whole genome shotgun sequence containing:
- the LOC113888706 gene encoding putative monooxygenase p33MONOX isoform X2 — protein: MASRQPEVPALEPSGPLGKMSLPIGMYRRAFSYDDALEDPTPMTPPPSDMGSIPWKPVIPERKYQDLAKVEEGEPSVSPPAPAPPPATDSAEKAPVVKAKATHVIMSSLITKQTQESIQRFEQQAGLRDAGYTPHKGLTTEETKYLRVAEALHKLKLQSGETAREERQPASTQSTPSSSPQASPKQKSRGWFTSGSATALPGPSLSTMDSGSGDKDRSSADKWSLFGPRSLQKSESGGFAIQAYKGAQKPSPMEVMRAQATRRAEEPATFKPPKMDIPVMEGTKQLPRAHSLKPRDLNVLTPTGF
- the LOC113888706 gene encoding putative monooxygenase p33MONOX isoform X1, with the translated sequence MASRQPEVPALEPSGPLGKMSLPIGMYRRAFSYDDALEDPTPMTPPPSDMGSIPWKPVIPERKYQDLAKQVEEGEPSVSPPAPAPPPATDSAEKAPVVKAKATHVIMSSLITKQTQESIQRFEQQAGLRDAGYTPHKGLTTEETKYLRVAEALHKLKLQSGETAREERQPASTQSTPSSSPQASPKQKSRGWFTSGSATALPGPSLSTMDSGSGDKDRSSADKWSLFGPRSLQKSESGGFAIQAYKGAQKPSPMEVMRAQATRRAEEPATFKPPKMDIPVMEGTKQLPRAHSLKPRDLNVLTPTGF
- the LOC113888706 gene encoding putative monooxygenase p33MONOX isoform X3; the protein is MSLPIGMYRRAFSYDDALEDPTPMTPPPSDMGSIPWKPVIPERKYQDLAKQVEEGEPSVSPPAPAPPPATDSAEKAPVVKAKATHVIMSSLITKQTQESIQRFEQQAGLRDAGYTPHKGLTTEETKYLRVAEALHKLKLQSGETAREERQPASTQSTPSSSPQASPKQKSRGWFTSGSATALPGPSLSTMDSGSGDKDRSSADKWSLFGPRSLQKSESGGFAIQAYKGAQKPSPMEVMRAQATRRAEEPATFKPPKMDIPVMEGTKQLPRAHSLKPRDLNVLTPTGF